The following are encoded in a window of Prochlorococcus marinus str. MIT 1013 genomic DNA:
- a CDS encoding glutamyl-tRNA reductase, with amino-acid sequence MHIAVVGLSHRTAPVEVREKLSIPEEMLERSFNNLKKIDQILEVSILSTCNRLEIYSLVKDPKLGIEAIRSFLLEFSGLEDKILFPHLFNFVQEKAVSHVMRVSAGLDSLVLGEGQILSQVKKMVRLGQDHQSLGPILNRLLTQAVSTGKRVRSETNLGTGAVSISSAAVELAQLKLGQAHGIDQLMTLETEKVAVVGAGRMSRLLLQHLQSKGCCSLTLLNRTIKRAEDLSAAFPDIKIDCQLIDELDSCLSLSTLVFTSTASNEPIIDAKKLINIERKPLLRLIDIGVPRNISSDAKSVAGIESHDVDDLQEVVSRNQEARQKLALEAEGLIEEECRIFLEWWDSLAAVPTINCLRSGLESIRKEELQKALSRMGPDFSARERKVVEALSKGIINKILHTPVTKLRAPQSRNDRRDALDVIEKLFNLDVSSSLNKPKDS; translated from the coding sequence ATGCATATTGCTGTCGTCGGTCTTAGCCATCGCACGGCCCCAGTCGAAGTGCGTGAAAAGCTAAGTATCCCAGAAGAGATGTTAGAAAGATCCTTTAATAATTTAAAGAAAATTGATCAAATATTGGAAGTTTCAATATTAAGTACATGTAACAGACTTGAAATTTATAGCTTAGTTAAGGATCCGAAATTAGGAATAGAAGCAATTAGATCTTTCCTTCTTGAATTTTCCGGTCTTGAAGATAAAATATTATTCCCACATTTATTTAATTTCGTCCAAGAAAAAGCAGTTTCTCATGTGATGAGGGTTTCTGCTGGTTTGGATAGTTTGGTTTTGGGAGAGGGACAGATTCTTTCTCAAGTTAAGAAAATGGTGCGTCTTGGTCAAGACCATCAAAGTTTAGGTCCTATTTTAAATAGATTATTAACTCAGGCAGTTAGTACAGGTAAACGGGTAAGAAGCGAGACAAATCTTGGAACTGGAGCAGTTTCTATAAGCTCTGCCGCTGTAGAACTAGCACAATTAAAACTTGGTCAGGCTCACGGAATAGATCAATTGATGACTTTAGAAACTGAAAAGGTCGCTGTTGTTGGGGCTGGACGAATGAGTCGTTTGTTGCTTCAGCATCTTCAATCAAAAGGATGCTGTTCACTGACACTTTTAAATAGAACGATAAAAAGGGCTGAGGACCTTTCAGCAGCGTTCCCCGATATTAAAATTGACTGCCAATTAATTGATGAGCTTGATAGTTGTCTATCACTTAGTACTCTTGTATTTACAAGTACTGCTTCTAATGAGCCAATCATAGATGCAAAAAAATTAATAAATATTGAGAGAAAACCTCTTCTAAGACTTATTGATATTGGAGTGCCAAGAAATATTTCTTCTGATGCAAAATCAGTTGCTGGTATTGAATCTCATGATGTTGATGACCTTCAAGAAGTAGTTTCAAGAAATCAAGAAGCAAGACAAAAGCTCGCCTTAGAAGCGGAAGGTTTGATAGAGGAGGAGTGTCGTATTTTTCTAGAATGGTGGGATAGTTTAGCGGCTGTTCCAACTATTAATTGTCTTCGATCTGGTTTGGAGTCAATTAGAAAAGAAGAACTTCAGAAGGCATTAAGCAGAATGGGACCTGATTTCTCCGCTAGAGAAAGAAAAGTTGTAGAAGCATTAAGCAAAGGCATAATTAACAAAATACTTCATACTCCAGTAACAAAATTAAGGGCACCTCAATCAAGGAATGATCGCAGAGATGCTCTTGATGTGATTGAAAAACTTTTTAATCTAGATGTTTCTAGTTCTTTGAACAAGCCAAAAGACAGCTGA
- a CDS encoding glucose-1-phosphate adenylyltransferase encodes MKRVLAIILGGGKGSRLYPLTKMRAKPAVPLAGKYRLIDIPISNCINSDISKMYVLTQFNSASLNRHIAQTYNLSGPFGQGFVEVLAAQQTPETPSWFEGTADAVRKYQWLFQEWDVDEYLILSGDQLYRMDYSLFVEQHRKTGADLTVAALPVDTAQAEAFGLMRTDESGNIKEFREKPTGDSLKAMAVDTSRFGLEADEAKEKPYLASMGIYVFSRATLFDLLNKFPSYTDFGKEIIPEALGRGDKLKSYVFNDYWEDIGTIGAFFESNLALTQQPTPPFSFYDEKFPIYTRPRYLPPSKIVDTQITDSIVSEGSILKSCSIHHCVLGVRSRIESDVVLNETLVMGSDFYESYEERIALRNGGGIPLGVGQGTTVKRAILDKNARIGDNVTIVNKDNVEEADRADQGFYIRNGIVVIVKNATIPDGTII; translated from the coding sequence ATGAAGAGAGTACTTGCCATAATTCTTGGCGGTGGAAAAGGATCACGCCTATATCCATTAACGAAAATGAGGGCAAAACCTGCTGTTCCATTAGCTGGAAAATATCGATTAATAGATATTCCCATAAGTAATTGCATAAATTCGGACATCAGTAAAATGTATGTTCTTACGCAATTCAATAGCGCTTCACTTAATAGGCATATTGCGCAAACTTATAATCTCAGCGGACCTTTTGGTCAGGGATTTGTTGAGGTTTTAGCCGCTCAGCAAACACCCGAAACACCATCATGGTTTGAGGGTACAGCTGATGCTGTAAGAAAATATCAATGGCTTTTTCAAGAGTGGGATGTTGATGAATATTTGATTCTCTCTGGAGATCAGCTTTATCGAATGGATTACAGCTTATTTGTTGAGCAGCATAGGAAAACGGGAGCTGATTTAACGGTTGCAGCTTTGCCAGTTGATACAGCTCAAGCTGAAGCGTTTGGATTGATGCGTACTGATGAATCAGGAAATATTAAAGAATTTCGTGAAAAACCAACCGGTGATTCATTGAAAGCAATGGCTGTTGATACTTCAAGGTTTGGATTGGAAGCAGATGAGGCAAAAGAAAAACCTTATTTGGCTTCTATGGGAATATATGTTTTTAGTCGTGCCACACTTTTTGACTTATTGAATAAATTTCCTTCTTATACAGATTTTGGAAAAGAAATTATTCCTGAGGCTTTAGGTAGAGGTGACAAACTAAAAAGTTATGTTTTTAATGATTATTGGGAAGATATTGGAACTATTGGTGCATTCTTTGAATCTAATTTAGCTTTAACTCAGCAACCGACCCCTCCGTTTAGTTTTTATGATGAAAAGTTTCCTATTTATACGCGGCCTAGATATTTGCCACCTTCAAAAATTGTAGATACACAAATAACTGATTCAATAGTTTCCGAGGGATCAATTCTTAAATCCTGTAGCATCCACCATTGTGTATTGGGAGTGAGGAGTCGGATTGAAAGTGACGTTGTACTTAATGAAACCCTAGTTATGGGATCTGATTTTTACGAGTCATATGAAGAGAGAATCGCGCTAAGAAATGGAGGAGGGATTCCCTTAGGTGTTGGTCAGGGAACAACTGTTAAAAGAGCAATTCTCGATAAGAATGCTCGAATAGGTGACAATGTAACTATAGTCAATAAAGACAATGTTGAGGAAGCTGATCGAGCAGATCAAGGTTTTTATATTCGTAATGGAATAGTCGTCATCGTCAAAAATGCCACAATTCCTGATGGAACAATTATTTGA
- the glpX gene encoding class II fructose-bisphosphatase has translation MDRTLVQEILEVVEQAAIASAQLTGLGQKDEADAAAVEAMRKRMGTIQMQGRIVIGEGERDEAPMLYIGEEVGSGTGPGVDFAVDPCEGTNLCANSQRGSMAVLAASDRGGLFNAPDFYMNKLAAPPAAKGKVDIRKTPKENIKILSDCLGIAISDLTIVVMDRARHKNLVSEIRSTGARIQPISDGDVQAAIACGFEGTGTHCLMGIGAAPEGVISAAAMRALGGHFQGQLVYDPAIAQTSEWADYTKEGNIKRLNEMGITDIDKIYEANELASGENVVFAGGGITDGLLFDGVKFEKDCIRTSSLVISTLDQTARFTNTVHIKDGAKSISLK, from the coding sequence GTGGATCGTACTCTCGTCCAAGAAATTCTTGAAGTGGTTGAGCAAGCTGCAATTGCTTCTGCTCAATTGACTGGTTTGGGTCAAAAAGATGAGGCTGATGCCGCTGCCGTAGAGGCAATGAGAAAAAGAATGGGAACGATTCAGATGCAAGGAAGGATCGTTATTGGTGAAGGAGAAAGAGATGAAGCTCCAATGCTTTATATAGGAGAAGAAGTGGGATCAGGAACAGGACCTGGAGTCGATTTTGCTGTAGATCCTTGTGAAGGTACGAATTTATGTGCTAACAGCCAGCGTGGCTCTATGGCTGTCTTAGCTGCATCTGATAGAGGTGGCTTGTTCAATGCTCCGGATTTTTATATGAATAAATTAGCTGCGCCACCAGCAGCTAAGGGCAAAGTTGATATCAGAAAAACCCCTAAAGAAAATATAAAAATCTTGAGTGATTGCCTTGGTATCGCAATAAGTGATTTAACTATTGTTGTTATGGATCGGGCTAGACACAAAAATTTAGTGTCTGAAATAAGATCCACTGGTGCCAGGATTCAGCCTATTTCAGATGGAGATGTTCAAGCTGCAATAGCATGTGGCTTTGAGGGGACTGGAACACATTGCTTGATGGGTATTGGTGCTGCTCCAGAGGGCGTTATCTCGGCCGCGGCAATGAGGGCACTTGGAGGCCATTTTCAGGGACAACTTGTATATGATCCTGCAATAGCTCAAACATCAGAATGGGCAGACTATACAAAAGAGGGAAATATTAAAAGATTGAATGAAATGGGCATTACTGATATTGACAAGATCTATGAAGCAAATGAACTTGCCTCCGGAGAAAATGTTGTTTTTGCTGGTGGTGGAATTACAGATGGATTACTTTTTGATGGAGTTAAATTTGAAAAAGATTGCATCAGAACTAGTAGTCTTGTGATTAGTACTCTTGATCAAACAGCAAGATTTACCAATACTGTTCACATCAAAGATGGTGCCAAAAGCATCTCTTTGAAGTGA